From Drosophila suzukii chromosome 2R, CBGP_Dsuzu_IsoJpt1.0, whole genome shotgun sequence, a single genomic window includes:
- the LOC108008860 gene encoding cell death-inducing p53-target protein 1 — translation MSLQLTCERPATPPPSYSEAMGWVPPGSELGSTTVLTSRDSPGLTSVLTICPKCLDEIETTTTTRRGSIAYVASFVVMFATCGLGCWLLPWIINGFNEVHHSCPNCKASLGIVRL, via the coding sequence ATGAGCTTGCAATTAACCTGTGAGAGGCCTGCTACGCCCCCGCCTTCGTATTCAGAGGCGATGGGCTGGGTTCCACCTGGATCGGAATTGGGAAGTACCACGGTTCTTACCTCGCGGGATTCCCCAGGTCTCACCTCGGTACTCACGATCTGTCCCAAATGCCTCGACGAGATTGAGACTACTACAACAACCCGTCGCGGAAGTATTGCCTACGTGGCCTCCTTCGTAGTTATGTTTGCCACCTGCGGACTGGGATGCTGGCTGCTCCCATGGATCATTAATGGCTTCAATGAGGTCCATCACTCGTGTCCAAACTGCAAGGCGTCGCTGGGTATCGTTCGGCTATGA
- the LOC108008628 gene encoding uncharacterized protein, giving the protein MMMDLRNLTLLTVALAIFACHTFAHIQDSYEDSEEWCPPDDNNTNNNNTNNDQNKTDHDTSLCANFQHIRDLINQETLIELIEVHYNCDAKFRRAMRYYDTPGFVRVTQELTDTAAYQTVLRELESEHVDTGDIASVADIFYCIILPVQKPDRNCDCKAVKHHTFVGDLLNIMPHQAVHDYVAESRAQNTNFGNFTKAVVSQEFHATLKANIKKHDVVKPLRTLRKNGWNIPELLRAMLTIFQW; this is encoded by the exons ATGATGATGGATCTAAGGAATTTGACCCTACTGACCGTAGCTCTGGCCATTTTCGCTTGCCACACGTTTGCCCATATTCAGGATTCCTATGAAGATTCCGAGGAATGGTGTCCACCGGACGATAACAATACcaacaataataataccaATAATGATCAGAACAAAACCGATCATGATACAAGTCTGTGTGCGAATTTCCAGCACATTCGCGATCTGATCAATCAGGAAACCTTGATAGAACTGATCGAAGTGCACTATAATTGTGATGCGAAATTCCGACGCGCCATGAGGTACTACGATACTCCGGGTTTCGTAAGGGTGACCCAAGAGCTGACGGATACGGCTGCCTATCAAACCGTTCTACGCGAACTTGAATCGGAACATGTGGATACGGGAGATATTGCCAGCGTTGCGGATATATTCTACTGTATCATCCTGCCGGTCCAAAAACCGGACCGAAATTGCGACTGCAAGGCCGTAAAGCATCATACATTCGTCGGAGATCTGTTAAATATAATGCCCCACCAGGCTGTACATGATTATGTCGCCGAGTCTCGAGCCCAAAACACCAATTTTGGTAACTTCACAAAGGCAGTGGTCTCGCAGGAGTTCCATGCCACTCTGAAGGCCAACATT AAGAAGCACGATGTCGTTAAACCATTGCGCACCCTTCGCAAAAATGGCTGGAATATCCCGGAACTGCTCCGTGCCATGTTGACCATTTTCCAGTGGTGA